A genome region from Flavobacterium sp. CFS9 includes the following:
- a CDS encoding 3-hydroxyacyl-CoA dehydrogenase family protein, producing the protein MKTIAVIGAGTMGNGIAHTFAQSGFVVKLIDVSEKSLDKGMATIAANLDRMLSKGTITQEEVTKTITNIITYTDIKDGVVGVDLVVEAATENVELKLNIFKQLNEACSHNTILATNTSSISITQIGAVVAHPERVIGMHFMNPVPIMKLVEIIRGYNTSDEVTKTIMDLSVKLGKVPVEVNDYPGFVANRILMPMLNEAIETLYNKVAGVYEIDTVMKLGMGHPMGPLQLADFIGLDVCLAILNVMYDGFKNPKYAPCPLLVNMVRAGKLGVKSGEGFYDYSESKKAEKISKQFILS; encoded by the coding sequence ATGAAAACTATAGCTGTAATTGGTGCAGGAACAATGGGTAACGGAATTGCTCATACATTTGCACAAAGTGGTTTTGTGGTAAAACTAATTGACGTTTCTGAAAAATCATTAGACAAAGGAATGGCAACTATTGCTGCCAATTTAGACCGAATGCTTTCTAAAGGAACCATCACTCAGGAAGAAGTTACCAAAACGATCACCAATATTATTACCTATACCGATATTAAAGACGGTGTTGTTGGTGTAGATTTAGTAGTTGAAGCTGCTACTGAAAATGTAGAGTTAAAACTCAATATTTTCAAACAATTAAACGAAGCTTGCTCTCACAATACCATCCTGGCAACTAATACTTCTTCGATATCTATTACTCAAATTGGAGCAGTTGTAGCACATCCTGAAAGAGTTATCGGAATGCACTTTATGAATCCGGTGCCGATTATGAAATTGGTCGAAATCATCCGTGGATACAACACCAGCGATGAAGTTACTAAAACGATCATGGACTTATCTGTAAAATTAGGCAAAGTTCCAGTTGAAGTAAACGATTACCCTGGTTTTGTGGCAAACAGAATATTAATGCCAATGTTAAACGAAGCCATTGAAACATTATACAACAAAGTGGCGGGAGTTTACGAAATTGATACCGTAATGAAATTAGGAATGGGACACCCAATGGGACCTCTTCAATTAGCTGATTTTATTGGTCTTGATGTTTGTCTTGCTATTTTAAATGTAATGTACGACGGTTTCAAAAATCCGAAATATGCCCCTTGCCCACTCTTGGTTAATATGGTGAGAGCCGGAAAATTAGGAGTAAAATCCGGTGAAGGTTTTTATGATTATAGCGAAAGTAAAAAAGCAGAGAAAATCTCTAAGCAATTTATCCTTTCCTAA
- a CDS encoding Gfo/Idh/MocA family protein yields MLKVGVLGAGHLGKIHLRLLQQSDQYELVGFYDENQENAERISKEFGYKNFNTIAKLIHAVDVIDIVTPTLSHYKCAKVAIKSGKHIFIEKPIANTVEEAEEIIALAAEYNVKGQVGHVERFNPAFIATKNMIENPMFIETHRLAEFNPRGTDVPVVLDLMIHDIDAILSVVNSKVKNINASGVSVISETPDIANARIEFENGCVANLTASRISMKNMRKTRFFQKDAYISVDFLEKKCEVVRMKDAPEIPGDFDMILQNAEGVKKQIYFTNPDVEQNNAILDELESFANSINTNTTPVVTLEQATDALRVAYQIIDCFDK; encoded by the coding sequence ATGTTAAAAGTAGGAGTTTTAGGTGCAGGTCATCTTGGTAAAATACATTTACGCTTATTACAACAATCTGACCAATACGAATTAGTTGGATTTTACGACGAAAATCAGGAAAATGCCGAAAGAATCTCAAAAGAGTTTGGCTATAAAAACTTCAACACAATTGCAAAATTAATTCACGCTGTGGATGTTATCGACATTGTGACTCCAACTCTTTCACACTACAAATGTGCTAAGGTAGCCATCAAATCAGGAAAACATATCTTTATAGAAAAGCCAATTGCCAATACGGTTGAAGAAGCCGAAGAAATTATTGCTTTGGCTGCGGAATATAATGTAAAAGGTCAGGTAGGTCATGTTGAACGCTTTAACCCTGCGTTCATTGCTACAAAAAACATGATCGAAAATCCAATGTTTATAGAAACGCACCGTCTGGCCGAGTTCAATCCTCGTGGTACAGACGTTCCTGTAGTTTTGGATTTAATGATTCATGATATTGATGCTATTTTGAGCGTTGTAAACTCAAAAGTAAAAAACATCAATGCAAGCGGTGTTTCCGTGATTAGTGAAACTCCGGATATTGCCAATGCCAGAATCGAATTCGAAAATGGATGTGTAGCCAATTTAACGGCAAGCAGAATTTCGATGAAAAACATGCGTAAAACAAGATTCTTTCAAAAAGATGCCTACATTTCTGTAGATTTTCTGGAGAAAAAATGTGAAGTAGTCCGAATGAAAGACGCTCCGGAAATTCCGGGTGATTTTGATATGATTTTACAAAATGCAGAAGGTGTAAAAAAACAAATTTATTTTACAAATCCTGATGTAGAACAAAATAATGCGATTTTAGATGAGCTGGAATCATTTGCCAATTCTATAAACACAAATACAACTCCGGTTGTAACCCTGGAACAGGCAACAGATGCATTGCGTGTGGCCTATCAGATAATTGATTGTTTCGATAAATAA
- a CDS encoding LytR/AlgR family response regulator transcription factor produces MKKIKAVIVEDSRLARNELKELIKNHPEIEVIGEAENVDSGFKLIQETQPDLLFLDINMPEKDGFELLEMLDKVPITIFTTAFDEYAIKSFEYNALDYLLKPINPKRFAHSIEKVSQNLIEKEEKSNKKLTLNNQIFIRDGEKCWLVKIADIFLFEVDGNYTKVFFQDEKAVLNKSLNHIEEKLPDDYFFRANRNQIINIEYILKIDPWFSGNLLVQLPKEIKVEISRRQTNNFKEKLSM; encoded by the coding sequence ATGAAAAAAATAAAAGCTGTTATTGTTGAAGATTCCCGTCTGGCCAGGAATGAGCTTAAAGAACTAATTAAAAATCACCCGGAAATTGAAGTTATCGGAGAAGCAGAAAATGTAGATTCAGGCTTTAAATTAATACAGGAAACCCAACCCGACTTGCTTTTTCTGGATATCAATATGCCCGAAAAAGATGGTTTTGAATTGTTGGAAATGCTCGACAAAGTCCCTATTACAATTTTCACAACGGCTTTTGACGAGTACGCGATCAAATCTTTCGAATACAATGCTTTAGACTACTTACTAAAACCAATAAATCCAAAAAGATTTGCTCATTCAATCGAAAAAGTAAGTCAAAATCTAATTGAAAAAGAAGAAAAAAGCAATAAGAAACTAACGCTAAACAATCAGATTTTTATTCGCGATGGCGAAAAATGCTGGCTTGTGAAAATTGCCGATATCTTTCTGTTTGAAGTAGATGGCAATTATACCAAAGTATTCTTTCAGGATGAAAAAGCAGTACTTAATAAATCATTAAACCATATTGAAGAGAAACTTCCTGATGATTATTTTTTTAGGGCCAATCGAAACCAGATTATCAATATAGAATACATACTCAAAATAGACCCTTGGTTTAGTGGTAATCTGCTCGTACAACTTCCAAAAGAAATAAAAGTAGAAATATCACGAAGACAAACCAACAACTTTAAAGAGAAGTTAAGTATGTAA
- a CDS encoding sensor histidine kinase codes for MFQKKDHVFILVQIIIWTIYAGIIFIPQIIIPEFNILKYKNWQLLLDFVVSVCVLTFVSIVLKHFYDRYIKLDDFKLWEIIKMLFLIFAAALLFFGILTAYNYVMLSYVYENPEVFDHPSQSAKRQVLFIFVMGFLFFLWIVVYTIYKTTSQIKNNKMDRMEIENTLKDSQLNALKGQINPHFMFNSLNNIRGLILENPEKSREMITRLSEMLRYSLTKNEITTIALEEEIEMVENFIEISKIQMEERLNFTSQIDKTTLKLQIPPMIIQMLIENAVKHGIAKLKDGGQISLEIKMENNNLTLLVINTGILTIEKDSTQLGIKNIEKRLHLIYGEKASFKLQEIENKVIAKITIPIL; via the coding sequence ATGTTTCAAAAAAAGGATCACGTTTTCATTTTAGTTCAGATCATTATATGGACTATCTACGCAGGAATAATTTTTATTCCCCAAATTATAATTCCGGAATTTAATATATTAAAATACAAAAACTGGCAACTACTTTTAGACTTCGTTGTTAGTGTTTGTGTACTTACTTTCGTCTCGATAGTTTTAAAACATTTTTATGACCGGTACATAAAACTGGACGATTTTAAACTCTGGGAAATCATTAAAATGCTTTTTTTAATTTTCGCAGCTGCTCTCCTTTTCTTCGGGATACTAACGGCGTATAATTATGTAATGCTCAGTTATGTTTATGAAAACCCTGAAGTTTTTGATCATCCGTCTCAATCCGCAAAAAGACAGGTTTTATTTATTTTTGTGATGGGTTTTCTTTTCTTCCTTTGGATCGTTGTATATACCATTTACAAAACGACCTCACAAATCAAGAATAATAAAATGGATCGAATGGAAATTGAAAACACTTTAAAAGATTCGCAATTGAATGCTTTAAAGGGGCAAATCAATCCGCATTTTATGTTTAACAGCTTGAATAATATTCGTGGACTAATTTTAGAAAATCCCGAAAAATCAAGAGAAATGATAACCAGATTGTCTGAAATGCTTCGATATTCCTTAACCAAAAACGAAATCACTACAATTGCACTGGAAGAAGAAATTGAAATGGTAGAAAACTTTATTGAAATTTCAAAAATTCAAATGGAAGAACGTTTGAATTTTACTTCTCAAATAGACAAAACCACTTTAAAGCTGCAAATCCCTCCTATGATCATTCAAATGCTGATCGAAAATGCGGTTAAACATGGAATAGCAAAATTAAAAGACGGAGGCCAAATTTCATTAGAGATCAAAATGGAAAATAACAATTTGACTCTTTTAGTTATCAATACCGGAATACTTACCATTGAAAAAGATTCCACACAATTAGGAATCAAAAATATCGAGAAAAGATTGCATTTAATTTATGGCGAGAAAGCTAGTTTTAAATTGCAGGAAATAGAAAATAAAGTAATTGCAAAAATAACTATACCAATACTTTAA
- a CDS encoding prolyl oligopeptidase family serine peptidase codes for MKTNTFIKITVLSLGIISTGNLFAQNKPEKAPSVPAKDTYFGITVEDKYRNLEDLKNEQTLSWLKAQADYTNNILNSIPGKQTLIDELTSINNRVAEAISGTQIMEDGTYFYQKTTPKDQVAKLYKRDGLKGKETLIFDPQTLKGETKDVFTISSFSPNKSGKLIAINVSKNGGEMSDMFLINVADNKILTDKIDKLRFGTANWLSDDKSFLYTQSPTADIHDAKAQLNIVTKLHVVGNDTAQDKVIFSKAMYPELKIADEEIPFMGYDVDSKILFLMPYSVNPNMKMFIAKGSELNNSKINWKLLTDRKDEIKNFAFSDKDIYFFTSLNAPKFKVTKTSIANPNLATATLVIPEDKESNLNPITITKDGIFYTKTKNGIESKLFFTDFDGKNHREIKTPKKSATIVLTSRGSKYSDLWVRTTGWTTKGERYKYDVKKNNFIREELSTITEYPEFENFEIEELMVKSHDGVEVPLSIIYKKGIKKDSNNPVLFYGYGAYGMSMSPSFNPSLLLWVERGGILAVAHVRGGGELGEKWHLEGQKSTKPNTWKDVIACTEYMIKEGYTNPTKTAIYSRSAGGIFVGRAITERPDLYAVAIPGVGSMNTVRGENAPNGPANTPEFGTMKVEDEAKALIEMDSYLQLKEGVKYPATLTTAGFNDPRIIVWSPAKFAARLLEVNASKKPTLLKVDYEAGHFGGASKAKSYEETADVLSFALWQVGHPDFQPKN; via the coding sequence ATGAAAACCAATACATTTATAAAGATCACAGTTCTATCTCTTGGAATTATTTCTACCGGAAATTTATTTGCACAAAACAAACCCGAAAAAGCACCATCAGTTCCCGCTAAGGATACTTATTTTGGAATTACAGTGGAAGACAAATACAGAAACCTTGAGGATTTAAAAAATGAACAAACATTAAGCTGGTTAAAGGCTCAGGCAGATTACACAAACAATATTTTAAACTCAATTCCGGGAAAACAAACTCTTATTGATGAGCTGACTTCTATAAATAACAGAGTTGCCGAAGCGATCAGTGGAACGCAAATTATGGAAGACGGAACTTATTTTTACCAAAAGACCACTCCAAAAGATCAGGTAGCAAAACTATATAAAAGAGATGGTTTAAAAGGAAAAGAAACCTTAATCTTTGACCCGCAAACTCTAAAAGGTGAAACAAAAGATGTATTTACTATTAGTTCCTTTTCTCCAAATAAGAGCGGAAAACTAATTGCTATAAATGTTTCAAAGAATGGCGGTGAGATGAGCGACATGTTTTTAATAAATGTAGCAGATAATAAAATTTTAACCGATAAAATTGACAAATTAAGATTTGGAACTGCTAACTGGTTAAGTGATGACAAATCGTTTTTGTACACGCAATCACCAACAGCCGATATCCACGATGCAAAAGCACAATTGAATATCGTAACAAAACTACACGTTGTGGGTAATGATACTGCTCAGGATAAAGTAATTTTTTCAAAAGCAATGTATCCTGAATTAAAAATAGCTGATGAAGAAATTCCTTTTATGGGTTATGACGTAGACAGTAAGATCCTTTTTCTGATGCCTTATTCTGTAAATCCGAACATGAAAATGTTTATTGCCAAAGGTTCTGAGTTGAATAATTCCAAAATTAACTGGAAATTATTGACGGACAGAAAAGATGAAATTAAAAATTTTGCTTTCAGTGATAAAGACATTTATTTTTTCACGAGTCTAAATGCTCCAAAATTTAAAGTAACAAAAACCAGTATAGCCAATCCAAATTTAGCAACCGCAACACTAGTGATCCCTGAAGACAAAGAATCCAATTTGAACCCTATCACAATTACTAAAGATGGAATTTTTTATACCAAAACAAAAAACGGAATCGAAAGTAAATTATTCTTTACTGATTTTGACGGAAAAAATCACAGAGAAATTAAAACACCAAAAAAATCCGCTACTATTGTTTTAACTTCAAGAGGAAGTAAATATTCAGACCTATGGGTTAGAACAACAGGATGGACAACTAAAGGAGAGCGTTATAAATACGATGTGAAGAAAAACAATTTTATCAGAGAAGAACTCTCTACGATTACTGAGTACCCGGAATTTGAAAATTTTGAAATTGAAGAATTAATGGTAAAATCGCATGATGGTGTCGAAGTTCCACTATCCATTATTTATAAAAAAGGAATCAAAAAAGATTCAAACAATCCTGTCTTATTCTATGGTTACGGTGCATACGGAATGTCTATGTCTCCTAGTTTTAACCCTAGTTTACTTTTATGGGTAGAAAGAGGCGGAATACTTGCTGTTGCTCACGTAAGAGGCGGTGGAGAATTAGGCGAAAAATGGCATTTGGAAGGTCAAAAAAGCACAAAACCAAATACCTGGAAAGACGTAATTGCCTGCACCGAATACATGATTAAAGAAGGATATACTAATCCGACAAAAACGGCAATCTACAGCAGAAGCGCCGGCGGAATTTTTGTAGGAAGAGCCATTACTGAAAGACCTGATTTATATGCGGTAGCCATTCCCGGAGTAGGAAGCATGAATACCGTTAGAGGCGAAAATGCACCAAACGGACCTGCAAACACACCTGAGTTTGGAACCATGAAAGTAGAAGATGAAGCTAAAGCCCTTATAGAAATGGACTCTTATTTACAACTAAAAGAAGGTGTTAAATATCCCGCAACCTTAACAACTGCAGGATTCAACGACCCTAGAATTATTGTTTGGTCTCCTGCTAAATTTGCCGCCCGATTGCTTGAAGTAAATGCATCTAAAAAACCTACTTTATTAAAAGTAGATTATGAAGCAGGTCATTTTGGAGGAGCTTCAAAAGCAAAATCTTATGAAGAAACTGCAGATGTTTTAAGCTTTGCGTTATGGCAGGTCGGACATCCTGATTTTCAACCTAAAAATTAG
- a CDS encoding protein-L-isoaspartate(D-aspartate) O-methyltransferase has protein sequence MKDTAKHQGLRNQLVSTLEQKGITDRAVLDAIKKIPRHLFLNSSFEDYAYQDKAFPIGAGQTISQPYTVAFQSQLLEVKKDHKILEIGTGSGYQTAVLFMLGAKVYSVERQGELFRTTSNLFPKLNIRPKHLSFGDGYKGLPSYAPFDSIIVTAGAPFIPQPLMAQLKIGGRLVIPLGEDVQIMTLLIRKNETQFEKHEFGEFRFVPLLEDKN, from the coding sequence TTGAAAGATACTGCCAAACATCAAGGACTTCGCAATCAATTAGTAAGCACTTTAGAGCAAAAAGGAATTACTGATAGAGCAGTTTTGGATGCGATAAAAAAAATCCCGAGACACCTTTTTTTGAATTCAAGTTTTGAAGATTATGCATATCAGGATAAGGCATTTCCTATAGGTGCGGGACAAACTATTTCGCAGCCATACACGGTTGCATTTCAATCGCAATTATTAGAGGTTAAAAAAGATCATAAGATTTTAGAAATTGGTACCGGATCAGGATATCAAACAGCTGTTTTGTTTATGTTAGGAGCAAAAGTGTACAGTGTTGAAAGACAAGGGGAATTGTTTAGAACGACTTCTAATTTGTTTCCAAAATTAAACATTCGTCCAAAACATTTATCTTTTGGTGACGGTTATAAAGGATTACCAAGTTACGCTCCTTTTGATAGTATTATTGTAACCGCTGGAGCTCCATTTATTCCACAGCCTTTAATGGCGCAGCTTAAAATAGGAGGAAGGCTCGTTATTCCGTTAGGAGAAGATGTTCAGATTATGACTTTATTGATTCGGAAGAATGAAACACAATTTGAAAAACATGAGTTTGGAGAATTTCGATTCGTTCCTTTATTGGAAGATAAAAATTAA
- a CDS encoding Fic family protein yields the protein MKSLLKNAREQKGLKTREVAQLLGIDQALISKFESGSRKPTKDQIVKLSQLLEIDYETLMIAWLKEKILYEIGDDEFALKALEVAEKEIKYNKTVSKLKLSTTLEKILSEIDVLKEKLDTYRQFDSYKISQALELEYTFESNRIEGNTMTLRETDMVINEGLTISGKSMREHLETINHQEAIGFIKDLMQKSNSLNERDLLSIHNLILRGIIPEDAGRYRKVQVMIQGSSHMPPQPFLVAKEMEEYFIWYEINKNKLHPVILAAEMHERLVTIHPFIDGNGRTSRLVMNLILMQKGYLIANIKGDYENRMQYYQSLETAQTTKNKEDFLFFIARIEKESLERYISIIGQ from the coding sequence ATGAAATCGCTTCTTAAAAATGCAAGAGAACAAAAAGGTCTAAAAACTAGAGAAGTAGCACAACTACTCGGTATCGATCAGGCTTTAATAAGTAAATTTGAAAGCGGTTCGCGAAAACCAACCAAAGATCAAATTGTTAAGTTATCTCAACTTCTAGAGATAGACTACGAAACTCTAATGATCGCATGGCTTAAGGAAAAAATTCTCTATGAAATTGGTGATGATGAATTTGCTTTAAAAGCACTTGAAGTCGCAGAGAAAGAAATCAAATACAACAAAACAGTCTCCAAATTAAAACTGTCAACCACTTTAGAAAAAATTCTAAGTGAGATAGATGTTTTAAAAGAAAAACTGGATACTTACAGACAATTTGATAGCTATAAAATCAGTCAGGCACTTGAACTCGAATATACATTTGAAAGTAACAGAATTGAAGGAAATACCATGACGCTTCGCGAAACCGATATGGTTATCAACGAAGGTTTGACTATTTCAGGAAAAAGTATGAGAGAACATCTTGAGACCATTAATCATCAGGAAGCAATAGGTTTTATCAAAGATTTGATGCAAAAAAGCAACAGCTTAAATGAACGCGATCTTTTATCTATCCATAATTTAATTTTAAGAGGTATAATTCCTGAAGATGCAGGCCGTTACCGAAAAGTACAGGTGATGATTCAGGGAAGCAGTCACATGCCTCCACAACCTTTTTTAGTTGCCAAAGAAATGGAAGAGTATTTTATTTGGTATGAGATCAATAAAAATAAATTACATCCGGTTATTCTTGCCGCCGAAATGCACGAAAGATTAGTTACAATTCATCCTTTTATTGATGGAAACGGCAGAACCTCCAGATTAGTCATGAATTTAATTTTAATGCAAAAAGGTTATCTAATCGCCAATATAAAAGGAGATTATGAAAATAGAATGCAGTACTATCAGTCTCTGGAAACCGCCCAGACAACAAAAAACAAAGAAGATTTTTTATTCTTTATTGCCAGAATTGAAAAAGAAAGCCTGGAGCGCTATATTAGTATTATAGGTCAATAA
- the smpB gene encoding SsrA-binding protein SmpB produces the protein MLKTVNILNKRARFDYEIIDTYTAGIVLSGTEIKSIRLGKANITESFCEFNNMELFAINTYIEEYSFGNQFNHKSRSERKLLLNKKELKTLHKNVQAKGLTIVPLKLFTNEKGLAKLQIGLCKGKKNYDKRESLKEQDTKRDLDRIKKAYN, from the coding sequence ATGTTAAAAACAGTCAATATACTTAATAAAAGAGCCCGATTTGATTACGAAATAATCGATACTTATACTGCTGGAATTGTTTTGTCGGGTACTGAAATCAAATCCATACGACTAGGTAAAGCCAATATTACCGAAAGCTTTTGTGAGTTTAACAATATGGAACTCTTCGCAATCAATACCTATATTGAAGAGTATTCTTTTGGAAATCAATTCAATCATAAATCCAGAAGCGAGAGAAAATTACTTCTAAACAAAAAAGAACTTAAAACCTTGCATAAAAATGTTCAGGCAAAAGGACTTACTATTGTTCCGTTGAAATTATTTACCAACGAAAAAGGACTTGCCAAACTGCAAATAGGCCTTTGTAAAGGAAAGAAAAACTACGACAAGCGTGAATCTTTAAAAGAACAAGATACGAAACGCGATCTGGACCGAATTAAAAAAGCATACAACTAA
- a CDS encoding VF530 family DNA-binding protein yields the protein MQNQSKDPLHGITLQKIVETLVEYYGFDTLAELIPIKCFMSNPSIKSSLTFLRKTDWARKKVENLYIKTLPKLAK from the coding sequence ATGCAAAATCAATCAAAAGATCCTTTACATGGTATAACGCTTCAGAAAATAGTCGAAACATTAGTGGAATACTATGGTTTTGATACTTTGGCGGAATTAATTCCAATTAAATGTTTCATGTCAAATCCAAGTATAAAATCAAGCTTAACTTTTTTAAGAAAAACCGATTGGGCAAGAAAGAAAGTTGAAAATTTATATATTAAAACATTGCCTAAATTGGCAAAGTAG
- a CDS encoding DUF3575 domain-containing protein: MKKIFIALVLFFSVQSQSQTFIKFNAATALLAVPNVGVETSIGKNLTFSVDVMASFWESFDGKNPMQFYTLTPELRYHFKENYKGFYVGGHAGPDVYKIQKWNYWNTNMYEHGFGYRLGVTVGYNIKLNDKLLLDIFAGGGWHQGFYHGYYNDGTPGRYEKAQNWNKSGEWLPYRGGVMISYKL, encoded by the coding sequence ATGAAAAAAATTTTTATTGCCCTAGTTCTTTTCTTTTCAGTTCAGTCTCAAAGTCAAACTTTTATCAAGTTTAATGCAGCAACCGCCTTATTAGCAGTGCCAAATGTTGGCGTTGAAACCAGCATAGGCAAAAATCTAACTTTTAGTGTTGACGTAATGGCATCATTTTGGGAATCTTTTGATGGAAAAAATCCAATGCAATTCTACACACTAACGCCTGAACTCCGTTATCATTTTAAAGAAAACTATAAAGGTTTTTATGTAGGCGGGCACGCTGGACCGGACGTCTACAAAATTCAAAAATGGAATTACTGGAACACTAACATGTACGAACATGGTTTTGGGTATCGCTTAGGAGTTACTGTTGGATATAACATAAAATTAAATGATAAACTTTTACTCGATATTTTCGCAGGAGGTGGCTGGCACCAAGGTTTTTATCACGGGTATTACAACGATGGAACTCCCGGAAGATATGAAAAAGCACAAAACTGGAACAAAAGCGGCGAATGGCTTCCCTACCGTGGAGGTGTTATGATTTCTTATAAATTGTAA
- a CDS encoding GNAT family N-acetyltransferase, with product MLEFNFTPFPVIETERLLLRRITTDDVNEVFELRSNPETMKFIPRPLVKNSEEALEHIAMIEDKIVTNVGINWGITLKDSPKLLGIIGYYRMQPEHHRAEIGYILLPEFHGKGIIPESVNRLITYGFEELKLHSIEAVIDPENYASEKVLQKCGFVKEGHFKECELYDGKFIDSVIYSLVNNKKS from the coding sequence ATGCTGGAATTTAATTTTACTCCATTTCCTGTAATCGAAACAGAACGTTTGCTTTTACGAAGAATTACAACTGATGATGTTAATGAAGTTTTCGAATTGCGTTCGAATCCTGAAACGATGAAATTCATCCCGCGTCCCCTGGTTAAAAATTCTGAAGAGGCTTTGGAACACATTGCCATGATCGAAGATAAAATTGTGACTAATGTTGGAATCAATTGGGGAATTACTCTAAAAGATAGTCCTAAATTACTAGGAATCATTGGCTATTACAGAATGCAGCCGGAACATCACCGTGCTGAAATTGGATATATTTTACTACCGGAATTTCACGGAAAAGGGATCATACCTGAATCCGTAAACCGACTGATCACTTATGGATTTGAAGAACTGAAACTACATTCTATCGAGGCTGTGATAGATCCTGAAAATTATGCTTCTGAAAAAGTGTTGCAAAAGTGCGGCTTTGTTAAAGAAGGACATTTTAAAGAATGTGAACTTTATGACGGAAAGTTTATAGACAGCGTAATCTACTCATTAGTAAACAATAAGAAATCATAA
- a CDS encoding aldose 1-epimerase family protein: MNTTIYNSAISVSIKHSGAELFSLKDNQNKEYIWEGNPDFWGKHSPVLFPIVGTLKNNTYTIDGKEYQLSRHGFARDMNFELIEKTENTAIFSLKSNAETLQKYPFDFELQLTYSVENTTLNIGYKVINTGKSKMPFSIGAHPAIALPGDFKNYAFQFEKQEVLKYYLLENDLISNQTETLRSENGLIPFDYQLFENDALIFKTLESKSLTLLQNSKPYVKVDFEDFPSLGIWTKPQAPFICIEPWLGYSDTAENSGDLFEKEGVLVLEANQIFNSKFSISIL; the protein is encoded by the coding sequence TTGAATACAACTATCTACAATTCAGCGATAAGCGTCTCAATAAAACATTCCGGAGCAGAATTATTTTCATTAAAAGACAATCAAAATAAAGAATACATTTGGGAAGGTAATCCAGACTTTTGGGGCAAACATTCTCCGGTACTTTTTCCTATTGTAGGCACCCTTAAAAACAATACTTATACAATAGATGGAAAAGAGTATCAATTGTCTAGACACGGTTTTGCACGTGACATGAACTTTGAATTGATCGAAAAGACTGAAAATACAGCAATCTTCTCTTTAAAATCAAATGCCGAAACATTGCAAAAATATCCTTTTGATTTTGAACTACAGCTTACTTACAGCGTTGAAAACACCACTTTGAATATTGGATATAAAGTGATCAACACAGGAAAAAGCAAAATGCCATTTTCGATTGGAGCTCACCCTGCGATAGCATTACCGGGAGATTTTAAAAATTATGCTTTCCAATTCGAAAAACAAGAAGTTTTAAAATATTACCTTTTAGAAAATGATTTGATTTCTAATCAAACAGAAACTTTGAGAAGTGAAAATGGATTAATTCCGTTTGACTACCAATTATTCGAAAACGACGCATTAATTTTTAAAACCCTGGAATCAAAATCGTTAACACTCCTTCAAAACTCCAAACCCTATGTCAAAGTTGATTTTGAGGACTTTCCAAGTTTAGGAATCTGGACAAAACCACAAGCTCCTTTTATTTGCATCGAGCCCTGGCTTGGGTACTCTGACACTGCTGAAAATTCTGGAGATTTATTCGAAAAAGAAGGGGTTTTGGTTTTGGAAGCTAATCAAATCTTCAATTCAAAATTTAGTATATCAATATTATAA